The Tripterygium wilfordii isolate XIE 37 chromosome 1, ASM1340144v1, whole genome shotgun sequence sequence TTTACCTAAATGAatgtatttttccttttctttgttcaaattttgttatttcttgCCGAAACTTAATTTCCTGCAACTCATTAGAGAAGCACCAAGGTTGTTATcttttttgtatattattatGGCTTCTTACAATAATGTTTTCGAGTCCTCGAAGTTCCATTTGGTTCATCGTTAGGCTGCAAGCTAACATTCCTAACATTGTTCATCCTTCACTGCAAACCAAGCACAGCCATTAACACATCACATGGCCGCACCAATTTCCAGATCATAGTCACGCAGGTTATGTTGCTCTGATTTTAGGTAGAATCAGTATCAATCACCCACCAAACTTCATCAAACAAACATGTCTATAAATAAGACTTGGATCCTGACCATATCAGCATAAGTAAGAAATGAGTATGAAAATGGCCTCTGCCTTGTCGACATTTGTGGCTATAGCAATGTTGCATAGTCTAGTCCATGAAGCTGCACCGGTGGCTGTCAAGCGTGGCCAGAGACTACCGACAAGCACACAATCAAGCAAGAGCAACAGTGGGGGGGTTGGGCCTCTCAAGTGGAGCGCAATGCTGGCCAATGCCGCACAGGTTCGTCAAGTACCAAAGAAAAAGATTGAATTGTCAAGTTGCAGAGTTGAACGGTGAAAGGTTCGGCGAAAACCAACTACAGGTGTGCGGAGGCTCCTTTTCCGACAGCCGTAGTAGGTGATTGGGTGGAAGAGAAGGAGTTCTACAACCACGTAAACAATTCATGTGCACCAAATCACAATTGCGAAGTCTATAAACAAGTGGTGTGGAGGGAGTCTATGGAGTTGGGTTGTGCACAGGCTGTTTGTGAGAAGTACAGTTCAAGCATTTGTTTCTACAATCCTCGTGGAAATTATGAAGTAGTGAGACCATACTAGCCTTTTGGCTTAAAGGTTGTTTGAATTGAGAGCAGTAATAGCAGTTGAGGAATAATGGTGTTCAAAGCTCTGGTTTTAAACAAGAGAAACAGAGTGTAGTAACTATCAACAATGAATAAAAGCCTCATATTTTATAGCAGCTATATACATTGATAAATGCACAATTTTGAATCTTTCAGAAAATCAAGAACATTGGAGTTAAACCCATCTGATGAAACCTTGATCCTCATCACCATCTCATAACATGGAAGAATGAAGATGATACTATATAAACACAGAAGCCCCCTTGTTACTCACTCATTGTATCGCCTACGATTTCCAGCTTCACTTTCCACTTTGTACAAGGAAATGCATagaattttcaaaaagaaatccTCAAGAACCACGCCAATCAGTGCTATGAATGAAAGCATTGACGGGTAAGCAAAAGCATTTACCTCACCAGCTCTTTAGATATCAAATATCGGAACGTAAAATTATGAGGAATCCATTCTATGCTTTTGTGGGATTTTCCAAGCTGACATTTCTTAACACTCTTCCTCAGAGATTCCGGCAAAGATTGTTGTATCATTTCCATAATGCCCGCCTGACACAAATCTGAATCCTTTGCAAATGACTCCACAACCTTTGGTAGAACGATTTTCTGGCCTTTTTGTATGCCAAATGATGCCCGGATATAATCGTCTTTTGCAATTTCAAGTTCTTGAAATACTCTCTTGGGAGTGTACATTCGAACCTGAAAATAAATTTGAAGATTCATGAGGGTCCAACTAAAATCAGGGCTTTCATAGTTTCATTCCACAGTTCAGATCAATCGAAAAGATACATATATAATCATAATGTATCAGttcaagtttaaaaaaaaatatttatttggttTCATCCATACAATTTTATAATGCCTAGTTAAAAGGGTATTTTGAAGCGAATTAACGAATCCATTTAGCATCTCCAAAACCAAAATTTATAAGAGGGATAACACACAAACTAAATGTGAAACGAGTCAAAAATTTTGAGATAATTAAGTACCGCAGGATCAGAATGGTTTCCTGAAGAGAGAGCAAAGTGTAACAAAGGTTCTGGGTGCTCAATTGCATATGCTTGTCGTTCATCTCCTGTCTTGAATTTTGTCTTCGAAGAGAGTAATAAGCGGATCCACTACAAGAAGAAGCCGGCTTATTAGCCAAACTAGAACTATGGTTCAGATGAAGCTTGCTATATATCAGAAAGTTCTACTTATGCATGCAAGAAGACGCTTGTTATATATTAGAATTGCTTGCTTGATTTTCTAAAAGCAGATAAAGCACTGAGACATCGGAACCATAAACAAATCAGTTGCGATAATCTCAATGATTGTTAATCAAATATTGTTAAAGGCAATCATAGGCTAATTAACCTGGCTAGGACGAGACATTCGGCATCCCAGGATAGTACTCTGTATTGTGTTTGCGCTCACTGTGTGACCCCCGATGTTGTATGCAGCCTGGGCAATTGAAGGGTGTAAGAAACCTACAATGCACTGAATACTTTTCTCCTGGGGAGACCAACAAGCTTTTTCTTACCTTTAATAGCAGATAGAGTCTCTTCACGCTGTTCTGTGGAACCCCATAAGCCAAGATTGCCTATtggaaagggaaagggaaaagCAAACATGATTGAGTTGCATCAGAAATAGGACTATCTCAAAGGGTTAACATAATGAGTTAGTAAATAATTTGTGAAACCATTACATGCATCaccaatgcattgtgtatgttgATCCAGAAGGCCAGCTTTTCCTCATGCTTCAACTTCCTAGGATCAGCTTCTTCTAGTCTACAGACAAGTGACCTGCGGCAGAATAACTGAGTAAGAACAAGCAGATTCCAATACAACAAATGACTAGGACGACATATGTGCCCTCACATACATCAGCAACTAGTTTTTCCTGTGGAAGGTACATGTCATGGAGACTAACCTGAAACTCTGCAGCAAGTTTTCGACATCACCCAGTTTCTGACTATCTCGATATATACATGGTACTTCAACCATTCTGCTGTATGGTCCGCTAAACTCTTTAAGTCCTTCAACATGAAAAGGATTATCCAACCGTACATCAAAAGATGAATTGTTCCCAAATCGTGGACTCCATGTCTCACACTGATCTTGCGGGGAAAATACACTCATTGATGAAATGGAGGAATTGGGAGAGGAAAGGCCATTATTCATCAAAGGTGGGTCGGCAAGCTTGCAATATATGGCTGACATGCATCTTATCATGTCCTCAGAAAGCTTGTTGGGTGTATCTGGAACATGATCAGAAATGCGAGTACCAAGATGCTCCGCCAAGCTGATTATGTTTGATGCATTCTGAGCATACTGCAGAAAACCCACCAAAGTCACACATAATATGAAGAAAATACTAGACAGTTACTTTCATTCTGCTATAGCAACTGAAAGATGATTGTCAAAATAAAAGAAGCCAAAATAACAAATACTCAGAAGTGAAATGCCATTTGCTTCTGGAAAAACAAACCAACCTCATATTTGATAGGCAGACAAACAAATAtatcaattgataaattttaCACCATAAAACTTAATTTACCTCCATCATGGACAATGGCTGGGAGTGGCACGCCCGTACAGCTTTACCTAAGGAATCTTCTGGAGGAGAAGTTCTACCTGAAAATGCTCTATGTTGTGATAGAGAGGAGTGACAACGATTAACACTGGAATCTAATAGCTTCTCTTCCCTTCCAGTACCATTGGCATCCTTCAAAGGATTCTCAAGTGAGTGAAAACCAGATTGAATAGCTGGATTTTCCCTTTTTACATTGTTAATAAGTCTGGATATGCCCAATAATTTTCCTCTCGGGGTTCTTACAGGTGATTTCAGTCTTTCATCATTGCTAGAAGGAGATACAGAGGATATTTGTTGGTCAAATGCTTTTCTGTACAAGGAGAGAAGATATTGTTCCAAGTATACAACTTCCAACTCTAACACAGCAATTTCCTTGATTAATTCTGCGGCAGGCTGTAAATTATAAAGCAGAATGTAACCTCTCAGGAGAAGAAGCAAAACAACACACTTCACTCTAAACCACCAGCATCATATCAGTTCATGGTTAACAGGAAATGTTACACAAGTGTTCCAAAATGTGACTATGATATATTAGCAGCAATAAAGCTTACGACTACTCGACTAGTGAGTGTACACTCCCTTCCACAAAGCCAAAGAAACAAGGAACTGAAAACAGTGATGGTAAGGAGCAGCTACCTTGGGCATTGGTGCTTCATTTGTAATATCATTGGAGGCAGTCTTGTAACCTAATGCTTTCTCTAAAGCATTTCGGACCTTGAATTGGTCCTGCAATCTTTTCTCAAGCTGTAAAATCTGCATAAATGACATAAAAAATTGGTAGAAGTATATCAGAGGATTGACTTCGGAGCCATGCCAAGCAAGATTTCAGCATTTTAATTTTCCGAATACAGCACAGAAAGGAACAAGTTTATTTTCACACCTCCTCCTTCAAAGAAGTTTGGACCTTGGCCTTGTCCGATagcttttttttggattttatgcTGTCCTTCAACTGTCCCATGTCCTAGCACCAGATCATAATCAGAGGTTTTAACATTTTAGAATTGTATGTAAATGACCGCTCAGCAGTAAGTGACCAATCCCCAAATAATCATTGACAAGATAAGAGATATGCTCCACTATACATCACATGCTAAATTCCTCATATcgatcatacaaaaaaaaaaaaaaaagatctggAAAAGGGGGAAAGAGGAAGAGGTCATTGAGCATATTCTGGCTGGTGTTGTATGAAAATCTTTGTATGAGATGccaaatagaacaaaaaaaagtgaGAGTAAAAGCTGGTCAAACAAATAATAAGATAATCAGCTAATTAACCTCTAAGTTCCATAACTTACCTAAGAAACGATGATTTTAGATTCATATTTTTATAATCAGAAAAGCAAGAAAGAAGTCATCTTACCAGCTTTATACAGCGCGATGTATCATCTAGGCCATCTCCCTCAACTCTTCTCTTATCAGGAAAGCTGTGCAACAAAAAGTACACACTTAAACCAATTATTTAAGATTGTTGAAGCAAGGATTCGAAGTCAGAAACCACAATTCTGGCTACTTAGTTCAACTTAAACAAGTCAAGCTACAAAATATTCTCTCTTATTGTgctaaaaagaagaagacagcCAGAGTGCCTTCATTCACCTTCTATCCCATGTCCATTTAGCTAAGAAATTCCCAAAACCCATCTCAAACTGGTTGCCAATTGCTTGACCACAAACTTCATAAATCAAAAGTAACgaaatcaaaagagaaaaactgCAAGCTTCAGCAGAGAGTTCTGAGCCACAGCCGGGAAGCCCCAATTTCAGAGTTTAATGATGAATCCCATTGTTACTCTTGCATTTAACCGCTCGATTTCATAAAGACCACAAACCTTCACGCTTCTCTCTTTATGTGGGAGTAACACAACACATTAAAAGAGGGAAAATAAAGCCAAATAAAATCGGGCCAAAAGGATTTGTTGACAGCGTTGTTGCTTGTAAAACACACTCCTCCATCACTGTGAATGGAAATGTTTCCATTTTTTTCTATTAAAACAGGTCATTCTGGTCGAAGAAACCCACCAAGTAACGATACCCAAAAACAAGAATAATCATACGAGACTAATGATTAGAAACGAATAAATGTTGAATGGCTACCTCTTTGAGCGTTTGTGTCTGGAAGTCACTCTCAGTCCCCACATATTACTGTCTCCACTTCCTTCAAGCACCATCTGCGAACGCGCATCTCAAGCCCCCCAACCATCAGTAATTTCAATAAAAGGAacacaatttcttttctttttttaagaaaaaaaaaacataatgcaATAAGATATATTACCTACAAAACCCAAGAAGAAAACAAGTGAAGGCCGGGAGGATTCTTCGGAAGGTGAACCAAATGGGTACTCAGAGACCGTGATTAGGCTCCAAGAATTTCACTTGTCTTCGTTCATTTAACCAAAACAGAGCTTCCAGGAAGTACCCAGAAAGTGCTCAAATTGCTGCTGCAACTAGCAGAGTCTGAACATTACAGAGCTGAAATGGTTGCAGAAAACCCAAAAGTACGGCTAAGAAAAGATCAGACTTTTATAGTTTTATGGGGCTTTGACGACGAGCGAGCCTCCCCCCCTTAAGGCTATAAATCTGTTAACTTTCACAAATGGAGGGGCTTTTTGCATTAAAAGATGTAAACAAGCTCGTGTGCTTTAACTGAACAAAGTAGTCTCTCTTGGGAGTCCTCTCCAAATGTCAAAATGTTCCAGTGGACAAAGTTTCAACCATTAGAGAGAGATCCAAAAGGGACAAATGAAAGGAAGATAAATAGTGGCGATGACTATTAGAGTCTGAAATGtcatataaaaataatacaTTATATTGCATTTCCATCTGTCTTTGTTAACGACTCCAATTCCCACATTCTCCTCTCTTGTTGGGAAACTAGTGGGAGTTGGTGGCCTTCCCTCCACGGCTCCACTCCACCCTTTTCCCTTGCTACTGTTCTTGGTGTCTTCTCATGTGTACATCAGTATATGTACTCTTGTTAATGTTGGTATCCCTTCTATTATACTCTACCCTTCAATTTTGCTTTTATCTTTTCTCCTTCTCTGCTCCCAAAATCTGAAAAGTAAATTTTGTTCTTAATCAAGGACTTATGTTAAGCACTATCATACATGGACATGGTATCTTTCTAATAGCTAGGAGCTATTTGTGAAATTATTGGAACTGTCTCTCTCTGCCAACATTGATTGAAATATTGTATTACCCAATCACCCGTTGTACAAATTCTAATGTTTTTCTATCCCAACCATcttaaatgttgagatggacacACACTATTTCAGAGGGATCTTGTCCACGATTTTCACATGTATCATGCGCTTCCGGCTCACAGCATTTGGAATGGTAAAAGAAAACATTGGCATTCTTAGCTGATTATACACCTCCAAGAACGAAAAAGGGGATCCAAGTGAGTGTGTCCAATTATAACGCATAGTGACCATAAATCAAGATGGGTTGTGTCCAAATGGGAGCTGCCAAGGGAATTTCAAGGCTAGGAAGTAAAGCAGGGGGTCACCTCAAAAGGCATGAAAGGTGAGGGCTAAAGCCCTTAAAAGGGAACATTGGATGCTTGAAAGGCAATGAAGTTTTGTGGGGTTTCTCTTTGTCTCTAaaatggcttggcttggctataTCCAGATACCCAAATTGTCCTTCAGTATCCAACAGACTAACGTTTGTCACAGAATCCACCTTTAAAATATGTCATATTTGGGCTTGTCTTTCTTGTCGTTAGacttaggaaaaaaaaagtttattttttcattGCGCACTCACTCAGAATCAGTCTCAAAGAGATGCACAACTCATATGGATGTCAAAAAATGGCTTATAACCGAGCAAATCGACAATAATTGATTGATAgatcaattaaatttatgtcaaaaaattgaacaaaaccgaTCAGACACCCCTGTTTATATTTTATCTTACTATTAATTATTACAAATTGATTTTGCACAACTCAAATAGATGCCAAAATTATCACAGAATCGATGACAGTGTGTAGTAGTATTTTCAATTGTTTGAGCaagttttcaaattttcaaaaatgaaaCTGACAGACATGCTTATGGGTTCATGAGATAATCAAGCTGCATTAATTTTATTCtttactttgtggatattagaaggaaaaaaaaaaaaacccacattcCTATGTGTCTATTAACATACAAAGAGTTCCATATTACTGGGATTTTTCTTGGAAAGTTGAATTTATAGAGTTGGCTGGTATAGAGGAGTTGAAAACTTATATATTCCATTAGTGTTTGCTAGAATTGCAAACCTCAATGAATCAAGAACAACATTCAAACTGAAATGGCAAAAGAAGACAAAGATTGGAGATGGATTTTAGATGTAATATATATGCATTGTCAGTTTCTAGTTTCTAAGGAACCTTTGTCAGATTCCAAAACTGATAAGATACCTCGTGTGCTTGTTTCTTGTTGATTTTACCAGTACTAGATGTAAAAACAATCAATATATCATATCTGTACTTTGAAATAATAATGTTAATTAGTTACTACTTGTTAGAACTAGTGCACATTAATTATTATGCAGGGAATAATTATCTCCATTATTGACTAATTAATCATAGCAGTCCATCCTGTTTGTTTATGAACATAaataatcccacatcggttgggacaatagtatataactatatatggGCATAGCGCTTTTTCCTAACCTATTGAGTTGGGTTTTGTCCACATCAGTTGGGACTTAGCCAACCAATTGGTTTATATGGGTAAAACCCGCATATTACAATCAATTAGATCTTTCCCCTTGTACTTAAGTACCGTTAAGTGAGACGGTTCAGGGAGAAAAAAGCTGTGCGAGACTCGATGTATCAACGGGAACCAGTAAACCCAAATCGGACAATATAGTTTATTGTATGGAGGTGTGGATTTTTGATATTGTTATAAATCAGATACTCATGATACTATTGCATAAATCAAACCCAAACAACTCGAAGAGGTATTATCTGCTCTGGTTCTAAAGACCGCatgattttgtccttaaaagtGCCCTCTCAGTTTTGAGaatctttacttataaatcatatCGATAACTTACAACTaattgatgacatggaataCGCATCTTTAACACATCCAAACATGCTATGCAAATTGAACTTTGTCAACCTTAGAAAACacagaagaaaaggagaaaccCCATTTTCCTTCATCAGTCTACTTAGTAATTTGCTTTTCCATTAATGAGATAGAGAGTTCAAACAAGCAATATGTACATAAATATAGATATAGTTGTATGATATGTACCATATCACATACTTTGATTGAAAACTACAATGCATGCATGCCTCGATTTGGCATTAACAACAACTTCGATAAAGAAAAGGCGTAACAAAAAACACCAAGAGTGGGGTTTTGTGTTATTTTTAGGTTGGAAATAAAAGGTGGTGGAATCCCAGAATTGGGACAGAAAAGGCCAACTTTCCAAAGACATTTGGACAAGCAAGTCAATGCCAATCATAAAATGCAAAAaggcatctctctctctctctgtctatcCCCACAAAACCcatgtattattttattatgatCCATCTCTCTACTATAGTACTATGCTAGCTAGGATGGTCCAGTCCATTTCAGTCTGATCGGATTGGAAGATGGGTTTGGTGTCCAAGTTATTCGTGTGGATTGTTTTTATTATGTTGGTTTTCTAGAAAACCTAAAATGGTGTTATAGTTAATTACTTCATCAATTTGAGGATTAAGTGATGAAATTGATTTAGTCTTTGTGATCCAATGAAAGTCTTTGCAAGTGTCAAGTAGTTTGATGATACCGAACGAGAGCTACGTAGTGGTGAGAGAGTTTAGTGTTCTAAATCACATATTGTCCAGATGAATAAGTGAATTACATaatataacctttttttttccttttctttttgaatttaaACTAGAATGGGTTGGTGTTGGTTTTAAGAACATAAAGTCATGTAGCATAAAGTGAATAAAGTGTTACTAGTGGAGAGAATGGTGTTACAACAACTTTCAACTATTCTTTAGAAATTTACGTGGTGTTTAAAGgcaaaaacatttttttcttctttctagtTAATATATCTTTGTCAAAGTAGCGTACAGAATAAAGAAAAGGGTGTAAAAGAAGAAACAATTATTACTCTGGGCAAAAAGTAAAAGCATGACACAAAATAAAAGGTCTAAAAGCCCATCACTTTTAGTCACAGTCAGCCCATAGTTCAAAAGTGTTCTTCGGCCCAGCCCATTATCAATTAGGACCAAATTACTTGGACCCATGGACGGTCGCCCAAGCCCACGTATGAAGTTCGtttgttttttttgcatttttatcTTCTTGTTTTTAGTCTGAtttatcttcttgttttttggTTGGGTCGGCATGTTCTGCATTCTGGGTGAAAATTGCAAGATGCGTGTGTTGCCAAAACTAGTACAGTTGTGTAAATGAAAACTCAGAATTAACTATTACAATTTCTAACCAATatatatcaacaatattatcgGTTTTAAGGTGTCCAGTTCTCATCGATAAATCGAATCCACATGACTTTGTCACATGAGATCATCTATCCCAATAATGCTATCGCAAAAGCACACTTAAAAAAACTTGTGACAGATGATAAGAATCTGAAATTCAATATCCATTGGAGATAAATGGAGCTAAGTTCTTTTATAATATCCACAAAATCTTTAGGAAAAtgggtttaatttattaaaaattaatttggaATTCGTCATCGTCCCCAACGAAACAGATTTTGCAATCAAATTCAGAAGAAAGTTCAGTACGACGTCGTTCTCTCTCTATTGGATGGACCCGACCAACACAAAGTCAGAACTGAGAAACCCACTGCAAAGCCCAAA is a genomic window containing:
- the LOC120003287 gene encoding uncharacterized protein LOC120003287; the encoded protein is MVLEGSGDSNMWGLRVTSRHKRSKSFPDKRRVEGDGLDDTSRCIKLDMGQLKDSIKSKKKLSDKAKVQTSLKEEILQLEKRLQDQFKVRNALEKALGYKTASNDITNEAPMPKPAAELIKEIAVLELEVVYLEQYLLSLYRKAFDQQISSVSPSSNDERLKSPVRTPRGKLLGISRLINNVKRENPAIQSGFHSLENPLKDANGTGREEKLLDSSVNRCHSSLSQHRAFSGRTSPPEDSLGKAVRACHSQPLSMMEYAQNASNIISLAEHLGTRISDHVPDTPNKLSEDMIRCMSAIYCKLADPPLMNNGLSSPNSSISSMSVFSPQDQCETWSPRFGNNSSFDVRLDNPFHVEGLKEFSGPYSRMVEVPCIYRDSQKLGDVENLLQSFRSLVCRLEEADPRKLKHEEKLAFWINIHNALVMHAILAYGVPQNSVKRLYLLLKAAYNIGGHTVSANTIQSTILGCRMSRPSQWIRLLLSSKTKFKTGDERQAYAIEHPEPLLHFALSSGNHSDPAVRMYTPKRVFQELEIAKDDYIRASFGIQKGQKIVLPKVVESFAKDSDLCQAGIMEMIQQSLPESLRKSVKKCQLGKSHKSIEWIPHNFTFRYLISKELVR